The Terriglobia bacterium genome window below encodes:
- a CDS encoding phosphatidylinositol kinase — protein sequence MALFAVQHVRRMRGGAQAHLMRASDGNFYVVKFQNNPQHPRVLANDFIATRLAERVGLPVPQTEVIEVEDWLVKHTPELTIQLAQKSMPCQAGLQFGSRFVVDPAAGQVFDYLPESALAQVKNLAAFAGVLALDKWTCNANGRQAAFYRRGRERKYTAAFIDQGYCFNAGEWTFPDAPLRGVYLRNEVYEWVRGWDSFEPWLSRLEQLDAQHIWQCAEGVPPEWYGSDFDALERLVESLVQRRARVRALITEFRNCSRRPFPYWTAAGVTVGHA from the coding sequence ATGGCGCTTTTCGCGGTACAACACGTTAGGAGAATGCGCGGTGGCGCGCAGGCGCATCTGATGCGCGCCAGCGACGGCAATTTCTACGTGGTGAAATTTCAGAACAACCCGCAGCACCCGCGCGTGCTGGCCAATGACTTCATCGCGACGCGGCTGGCCGAGCGCGTCGGCCTGCCGGTGCCGCAGACCGAGGTCATCGAGGTCGAAGACTGGCTGGTGAAGCACACGCCGGAGCTGACCATTCAACTGGCGCAAAAGTCGATGCCGTGCCAGGCGGGCCTGCAGTTCGGCTCGCGATTTGTGGTGGACCCGGCGGCCGGACAGGTGTTCGATTATTTGCCGGAGTCGGCGCTGGCGCAGGTGAAGAACCTGGCAGCCTTCGCGGGCGTGCTCGCGCTCGACAAGTGGACGTGCAACGCCAACGGCCGCCAGGCGGCATTCTATCGCCGCGGGCGGGAGCGCAAGTACACCGCCGCGTTCATCGACCAGGGCTACTGCTTCAATGCCGGCGAGTGGACGTTCCCCGACGCGCCGTTGCGCGGCGTTTACCTGCGCAACGAGGTTTACGAGTGGGTACGCGGCTGGGACTCGTTCGAGCCCTGGCTCTCGCGCCTGGAGCAACTGGATGCGCAACACATCTGGCAATGCGCCGAAGGCGTTCCGCCGGAGTGGTACGGCAGCGACTTCGACGCGCTGGAGCGCCTGGTGGAATCGCTGGTCCAGCGGCGCGCGCGCGTGCGGGCCCTGATCACCGAGTTTCGCAATTGCTCGCGCCGGCCGTTTCCGTACTGGACGGCGGCGGGAGTCACTGTGGGTCATGCATAG
- a CDS encoding dual specificity protein phosphatase family protein, whose amino-acid sequence MDMTWVTDRIAVGGGIWTGEKMAQVAGAGITHIIDMQIEFDDTALAEPHGVQVLWNPTDDDFQVKGPEVFQRAVDFALQALNGEAGSPERAAAARAGVHGNGNRLFIHCAAGVHRAPMMTLAILRVLGFPLPEAMELIESRRPVVDFAAVYVRSVENFIRTYESAAAK is encoded by the coding sequence ATGGACATGACCTGGGTCACCGACCGCATCGCGGTCGGGGGTGGCATCTGGACTGGCGAGAAAATGGCGCAGGTGGCCGGCGCCGGCATCACCCACATCATTGATATGCAGATCGAGTTCGACGACACGGCCCTGGCCGAGCCGCATGGCGTCCAGGTCCTGTGGAACCCGACCGACGATGATTTCCAGGTCAAGGGACCGGAGGTTTTCCAGCGCGCCGTGGATTTCGCGCTGCAGGCGCTGAACGGCGAGGCGGGATCCCCCGAGCGCGCCGCGGCTGCGCGGGCCGGGGTGCACGGCAACGGGAACCGCCTGTTCATCCATTGCGCCGCCGGGGTGCACCGCGCGCCCATGATGACCCTGGCCATCCTCCGCGTCCTCGGCTTTCCGCTGCCCGAGGCCATGGAGCTGATTGAGAGCCGCCGCCCGGTGGTGGATTTCGCCGCCGTGTACGTCCGCAGCGTGGAGAATTTTATTCGCACATACGAGTCCGCCGCCGCGAAATAG
- a CDS encoding terminase, translating into MQSIGQYTDLFLLKLLGRVLNSRVPRFRSLVWNRAVRWLLKIRDKHGNVVPLVANSAQAEFARKATGRDIVLKARQLGITTWIAARFFIWTVSHPGTLTVLVAHDQRAAEEIFRIVHRFVEYLPDRLRQGVLATSRANVGQLIFPRLDSEYRVETAADPNAGRGLTIHNLHCSEVARWPRDAAATLASLRAAVPPGGSIVLESTPNGAGGCFYDEWQRSAQTGYCRHFFPWWCEKEYAIEQPIADDLSAEERALIAKHHLSLEQIAYRREVRANFRGLARQEFAEDSVSCFIASGECVFDLDIVQRRLAECSAEGARSASSATRGAIECRNNGRLLIFWPPRPGASYIIGVDPAGGGCDGDYACAQVIDRLTGLQCAELHGHVPPRELAAHVAALGREYNNALIAVERNNHGHAVLAHLDASEHYDGAKIYAQRHQLGWLTSAVSRPHMIEQFAALVSRHPDLLSSARLLTECRTFVRHQDGAAAAANGTHDDCVMAMAIAQAVRLEQGGRPRPGAELEFASLAR; encoded by the coding sequence ATGCAGAGCATTGGGCAATATACTGATCTTTTCCTACTCAAACTGCTGGGCCGCGTGTTGAATTCGCGCGTGCCACGTTTTCGATCGCTGGTCTGGAACCGCGCGGTCCGCTGGCTGCTCAAAATTCGCGACAAGCACGGCAACGTAGTGCCGCTGGTGGCCAATTCCGCCCAGGCCGAGTTTGCACGCAAGGCCACCGGACGCGACATCGTGCTCAAGGCGCGCCAGCTCGGCATCACCACCTGGATCGCGGCACGGTTTTTCATCTGGACCGTATCCCATCCGGGAACGCTGACCGTACTGGTGGCGCACGATCAACGCGCCGCCGAGGAGATCTTTCGCATCGTGCACCGGTTCGTGGAGTACCTGCCCGACCGGTTGCGCCAGGGAGTGCTGGCCACCTCACGCGCGAATGTCGGGCAGTTGATCTTCCCGCGTCTCGATAGCGAGTACCGCGTGGAAACCGCGGCTGACCCGAACGCCGGCCGCGGGCTCACCATCCATAATCTGCATTGCTCGGAGGTGGCCCGCTGGCCGCGCGACGCTGCCGCCACGCTCGCCTCGCTGCGCGCTGCCGTTCCCCCCGGCGGCAGCATCGTGCTCGAGTCCACGCCGAACGGCGCCGGCGGATGCTTCTACGACGAGTGGCAGCGCTCCGCCCAGACCGGTTACTGCCGCCACTTTTTTCCGTGGTGGTGCGAGAAGGAATATGCGATCGAGCAACCGATTGCCGACGACCTGAGCGCGGAAGAAAGGGCTTTGATTGCGAAGCATCACTTATCACTCGAACAGATCGCCTATCGCCGCGAGGTCCGCGCCAACTTCCGCGGCCTGGCGCGCCAGGAATTCGCCGAAGACTCGGTGTCATGCTTTATCGCCTCGGGCGAGTGCGTCTTCGATCTGGACATCGTGCAACGCCGCCTGGCCGAGTGCTCGGCGGAGGGAGCGCGCTCGGCCTCGAGCGCGACCCGGGGCGCCATCGAATGCCGCAACAACGGCCGCCTGTTGATTTTCTGGCCGCCGCGTCCCGGCGCCTCGTACATCATCGGGGTGGACCCGGCGGGCGGCGGCTGCGACGGCGACTACGCCTGCGCCCAGGTTATTGACCGCCTTACCGGCTTGCAATGCGCCGAGCTGCACGGACACGTGCCGCCGCGCGAACTGGCCGCCCACGTCGCCGCGCTCGGCCGCGAATACAACAACGCGCTCATCGCCGTCGAGCGCAACAACCACGGTCACGCCGTGCTCGCCCACCTGGACGCCAGCGAGCACTACGATGGCGCCAAGATTTACGCACAGCGCCACCAGCTCGGATGGCTGACCTCCGCGGTCAGCCGCCCGCACATGATCGAGCAGTTCGCCGCTCTCGTCTCGCGCCATCCTGACTTGCTGAGCAGCGCGCGCCTGCTGACCGAGTGCCGTACGTTTGTGCGTCACCAGGACGGCGCCGCCGCCGCGGCCAACGGCACCCACGACGATTGCGTCATGGCCATGGCCATCGCCCAGGCCGTCCGCCTGGAACAGGGCGGGCGCCCGCGGCCAGGCGCAGAATTGGAGTTCGCAAGCCTGGCGCGATGA
- a CDS encoding phage portal protein, translated as MNIRESLRGALRRIAGVRALEKRRTQPLPSILSTYSPRSDALPKPTPANLRRFAETPIARKAINTIKDRIAGMRWRVQPRKGRAVEEVGRDASRPLVMWPVDGSTIRMKADWDGQPASPRYVQATGRYGPEGQIVLNDDELCYIRLNPRTHTPFGLGRLEVAFETINEFLGAHRYAARLASNSVVQYALWLQDLGPAQHERLIHWWQDEIEGTGRVPILSVESKPEVLRFGQGTDSDLRLAWQEFLLRVIADAFDLPPFFLGVEHDVNRSTAAELSDLAFRQAIVPTARLLAEHLTRDAIGKKLGWSDLEFVFTDVDARNEMEDAQIQEILLRSGVLTVNEVRRMRGLPPL; from the coding sequence ATGAACATACGAGAATCGCTTCGCGGCGCACTGCGCCGCATCGCAGGCGTACGTGCGCTCGAAAAACGGCGCACGCAACCGTTGCCCTCGATCCTTTCCACCTACTCGCCACGCAGCGACGCCTTACCGAAGCCGACGCCCGCCAACCTGCGCCGCTTCGCCGAGACGCCGATTGCGCGCAAGGCGATCAACACCATCAAGGACCGCATCGCCGGCATGCGCTGGCGGGTGCAGCCGCGCAAGGGCCGCGCCGTCGAAGAAGTGGGGCGCGACGCGTCGCGCCCGCTGGTGATGTGGCCGGTGGACGGTTCGACCATCCGCATGAAAGCCGACTGGGACGGCCAGCCTGCGTCGCCGCGCTATGTGCAGGCCACCGGGCGCTACGGCCCCGAGGGGCAGATCGTCCTCAACGACGATGAGCTCTGCTACATCCGGCTGAACCCGCGCACCCACACGCCCTTCGGGCTGGGCCGGCTGGAGGTGGCGTTTGAGACCATCAACGAGTTCCTCGGCGCGCACCGCTACGCCGCCCGGCTGGCTTCGAACTCGGTGGTGCAGTACGCGCTCTGGCTGCAGGACCTGGGGCCGGCGCAGCACGAGCGCCTGATCCACTGGTGGCAGGACGAGATCGAGGGAACAGGTCGTGTTCCGATACTTTCGGTGGAGTCCAAGCCCGAGGTACTGCGCTTCGGCCAGGGCACCGACAGCGACCTGCGGCTGGCCTGGCAGGAGTTTCTGCTGCGGGTGATCGCCGACGCCTTCGATCTGCCGCCGTTTTTCCTCGGCGTGGAGCACGACGTGAACCGCTCCACCGCCGCCGAACTGAGCGACCTTGCCTTCCGCCAGGCGATCGTGCCCACGGCGCGCCTGTTGGCGGAGCACCTGACGCGCGACGCCATCGGCAAGAAGCTCGGCTGGAGCGATTTGGAATTCGTGTTCACCGATGTAGACGCGCGCAATGAAATGGAAGACGCGCAGATCCAGGAAATCCTGTTGCGCTCCGGCGTGCTGACGGTGAATGAAGTGCGGAGAATGCGCGGGTTGCCGCCGCTGTAG
- a CDS encoding DUF3037 domain-containing protein, with product MADSLKQLEFMLIRYVPDAVKDEFVNIGVLLLNGDSADLRFTRDWRRVRCLDPAADIEMLEALEADLRQQLTSGVLDRATLLTKLQDYLSNGLQLTAPKGCLAEDPAQELQSLAQMYLEHRRAGARETSGRQAIVTQMKDAFEQAGIWALMKKKIAAAQYTHKGDPLKIDCGYRPNGVIKMFHAVSLDSDVDAAKVLAFTYPDIRDGIARVEKAKSELTAIVEPDLDRSDEAILFALATLERSAIAVATTNELPKLAETARVELRL from the coding sequence ATGGCTGATAGCTTGAAACAACTCGAGTTCATGCTCATCCGCTACGTCCCGGACGCGGTGAAGGATGAATTCGTCAATATCGGCGTGCTGCTGCTGAATGGCGACTCGGCCGACCTGCGCTTCACGCGCGACTGGCGCCGCGTGCGCTGCCTCGACCCCGCGGCCGACATCGAGATGCTGGAAGCGCTGGAGGCCGACCTGCGCCAGCAGCTAACCAGCGGCGTGCTGGACCGCGCAACGCTGCTGACAAAGTTGCAGGACTACCTTTCCAACGGCCTGCAACTTACCGCGCCGAAAGGGTGCCTGGCCGAGGATCCGGCGCAAGAGTTGCAGTCGCTGGCGCAGATGTACCTGGAGCACCGCCGCGCCGGTGCACGCGAAACCAGCGGCCGCCAGGCCATCGTCACGCAGATGAAAGACGCCTTTGAGCAGGCCGGGATCTGGGCGTTGATGAAAAAGAAAATCGCGGCCGCGCAGTACACGCACAAGGGCGACCCGTTAAAGATTGACTGCGGCTATCGGCCGAACGGCGTGATCAAGATGTTTCACGCCGTCTCGCTCGACTCGGACGTGGATGCGGCCAAGGTGCTGGCGTTTACCTATCCCGATATCCGCGACGGCATCGCGCGCGTGGAAAAAGCAAAATCCGAGCTGACGGCGATTGTCGAGCCCGATCTGGACCGCAGCGACGAAGCAATCCTGTTCGCGCTGGCGACGCTGGAGCGCAGCGCGATCGCGGTGGCGACGACGAACGAATTACCGAAACTTGCAGAGACGGCGCGGGTGGAACTGCGCTTATGA
- the tnpA gene encoding IS200/IS605 family transposase: protein MSLSSLHVHFVFGTKHRQPMITPELRPRLHAYLGGIARELKAKAVIVNGTADHVHMLVTIPAKLSVSDAARVLKANSSRWAGPDFGWQTGYAAFTVSTSNMPDVVAYIRDQEQHHQTRSFEDELIALLEKHGVSYDPAYLWN from the coding sequence ATGTCACTCAGCAGCCTGCATGTGCACTTCGTGTTCGGCACGAAGCATCGTCAGCCGATGATCACACCTGAGCTGCGCCCGCGCTTGCACGCATACCTCGGCGGGATCGCGCGGGAACTGAAAGCGAAGGCGGTCATCGTCAATGGCACCGCCGATCATGTGCATATGCTCGTGACGATTCCGGCGAAACTTTCCGTGTCGGATGCAGCCCGTGTTTTGAAAGCAAATTCTTCCCGATGGGCCGGCCCTGATTTCGGCTGGCAGACTGGGTACGCCGCGTTTACCGTCAGCACGTCGAACATGCCCGATGTAGTTGCGTACATCCGTGACCAGGAGCAGCACCACCAGACGCGGTCCTTCGAGGACGAACTCATAGCGCTCCTGGAAAAGCACGGCGTGTCGTACGATCCGGCGTACCTGTGGAATTGA
- a CDS encoding S24 family peptidase, translating to MKFTKLQERLRQLLLASIDAGDLTGMEVAQMSGFQQAHICNFLNRKRSLSLDGMDRVLTALRLSVLDLLDPEEVGKRATILPPSEDEFENVVLVEGAIAAGEPAITSESVREILKFKKSFLRRLRAEPASPREDWRRFVLVKVDARDGMSMYPRLLPGSTLLIDRHYNSLKPYRRHEQNMYAVRVNGGCTVKYVQVAGSNLVLRPHNQAYPVELLPIEEGKRFSDRIIGRVCHVGIET from the coding sequence ATGAAATTCACAAAGTTACAGGAGAGGCTCCGGCAGCTCTTGCTGGCGAGTATCGATGCGGGAGACCTGACCGGCATGGAAGTAGCGCAGATGTCGGGTTTTCAGCAGGCGCACATCTGCAATTTTCTGAACCGCAAGCGCTCCCTGAGCCTGGACGGGATGGACCGCGTGCTCACCGCGCTGCGGCTCTCGGTGCTGGACCTGCTGGACCCGGAGGAGGTAGGGAAGCGGGCCACGATCCTGCCGCCCAGCGAGGACGAGTTCGAGAATGTGGTGCTGGTGGAGGGCGCCATTGCCGCCGGCGAGCCGGCCATCACCAGCGAGTCGGTGCGCGAGATCCTGAAGTTCAAGAAATCATTCCTGCGGCGGCTGCGGGCGGAGCCCGCCAGTCCGCGCGAGGACTGGCGGCGTTTCGTGCTGGTCAAGGTGGACGCGCGCGACGGCATGAGCATGTACCCGCGCCTGCTGCCGGGCTCGACCCTGCTGATCGACCGCCATTACAACTCCCTGAAGCCGTACCGGAGACATGAGCAGAACATGTACGCGGTGCGGGTGAACGGCGGCTGCACCGTGAAGTACGTGCAGGTCGCCGGCAGCAACCTGGTGCTGCGGCCGCACAATCAGGCGTACCCGGTGGAGCTGCTGCCGATCGAGGAAGGGAAAAGGTTTTCCGATCGCATCATCGGCCGGGTGTGCCACGTGGGAATCGAAACGTGA